A single window of Anaerocolumna chitinilytica DNA harbors:
- a CDS encoding DUF6449 domain-containing protein produces MISRNLFFKLQKEDLKRRLWVAALSMLIFFLFGPVLLALVLEGLVSDAQMQYTISQITSTIGPGFAFHFIISITGALICASSGFFYLHSRKKVDFYHGVPVRREVLFAVNYVDGILLYLIPYLISMLLNFVVLVSAGYLKANVAVIGFEALGINLLYFILLYTLSVLAVVLTGNGVISLLLTGVFYSYGPLVMIIKDLYCRAFFQTYFNTSSDDKLFLFLSPIGKYVKNSTLIKNGEFNGMGKSIALTAIVIILIMVLSVLLYKKRPSEAAGKAIAFNIAKPFIKFLLVLPLSLGGGLLFRETAHLHKDVWMIFGLILIFVIASAIIEIIHQFDLKKAFAHRKGLAVTAFAMVIIVCLFRFDLISYDSYIPAKDKVVSMSIYVPGLDDNKNYMEVSKTGTDFIYNSTFEYQQKYMRLKDINTAYDIAKLGIMEAKKNNTAGDYGCTVAFHLKNGRTVLRNYMAVEDKDLTLLDQVYSSSDYKEGYYPIYKWATKYVTSVSVSSDKTEKVLTLTEAEKEELLTIYKEELKGLTIDDVKMSKPVATIRFILINSNEFNYDVFPKFTKTREFLSAHGLNTDNPLMAADIKKINVSLQYNDTVYEKRGMQVIKSDSIANENKAVDYTDKEKIDQILKTALPAEYCNDFSTVLKPNYDIAVSVIYDTDNYGNERSDLYYFSKGNIPDFVLKDLNYESK; encoded by the coding sequence ATGATATCAAGAAACTTATTTTTTAAGCTTCAAAAAGAAGATTTGAAAAGGCGGCTGTGGGTAGCAGCTCTTTCCATGCTGATCTTCTTCCTCTTTGGACCTGTTCTGCTTGCTCTGGTGCTGGAGGGATTGGTTAGTGATGCACAGATGCAGTATACCATATCACAGATTACATCAACAATTGGACCAGGTTTTGCTTTTCATTTTATTATTTCTATTACAGGAGCACTAATTTGTGCCAGCAGCGGATTTTTCTATCTGCATTCCAGAAAAAAAGTAGACTTTTATCATGGAGTGCCAGTTAGAAGAGAAGTTCTTTTTGCCGTAAATTATGTAGATGGTATCTTACTTTATTTGATTCCTTATCTTATAAGCATGCTTTTAAATTTTGTGGTACTTGTTTCAGCTGGATACTTAAAAGCAAATGTGGCGGTGATAGGGTTTGAGGCCTTGGGAATTAACCTGTTATATTTTATTTTATTATATACCTTGTCTGTGCTTGCAGTTGTACTTACGGGTAATGGGGTTATAAGCCTTTTATTAACTGGTGTCTTCTATTCCTATGGTCCATTGGTAATGATCATAAAAGATTTGTATTGCAGAGCATTTTTTCAGACTTATTTTAATACTTCAAGTGATGATAAATTGTTTTTGTTTTTATCACCCATCGGAAAATATGTGAAGAATTCAACCCTTATAAAAAATGGTGAATTCAATGGAATGGGTAAAAGCATCGCTTTGACAGCAATTGTTATTATTTTGATAATGGTATTATCGGTACTGCTTTATAAAAAACGGCCGTCGGAAGCAGCAGGAAAGGCTATTGCCTTTAATATAGCAAAGCCTTTCATAAAGTTCTTGCTTGTCCTTCCATTATCACTTGGAGGAGGGCTATTGTTCAGGGAAACTGCTCATCTTCATAAGGATGTTTGGATGATATTCGGATTAATTTTAATCTTTGTGATAGCAAGCGCTATTATTGAAATCATTCATCAATTTGATCTAAAGAAGGCTTTTGCACACCGTAAAGGTCTTGCAGTAACTGCTTTTGCTATGGTAATCATCGTGTGTTTGTTCCGCTTTGACCTTATTTCTTATGATTCTTATATACCGGCTAAAGATAAAGTTGTTTCTATGAGCATTTATGTACCGGGGCTGGATGATAACAAGAATTACATGGAAGTCAGTAAAACCGGAACGGATTTTATCTATAATTCCACCTTTGAATATCAACAAAAATATATGAGACTGAAAGATATTAATACCGCTTATGATATAGCAAAGCTGGGAATTATGGAAGCGAAAAAGAATAATACAGCAGGGGATTATGGCTGTACAGTTGCATTCCATCTTAAAAATGGTAGGACAGTATTGCGAAATTATATGGCAGTGGAGGATAAGGACTTAACCTTATTAGACCAGGTTTATAGCAGCAGTGATTATAAGGAAGGCTATTACCCAATCTATAAGTGGGCGACAAAGTATGTTACCTCTGTTTCTGTGTCTAGTGACAAAACTGAGAAAGTGCTTACTTTAACGGAAGCTGAGAAAGAGGAGCTGTTAACCATTTATAAAGAAGAATTAAAAGGGCTGACTATTGATGATGTTAAAATGAGTAAGCCTGTTGCAACGATTCGATTTATATTAATTAACAGTAATGAGTTTAATTATGATGTATTTCCGAAATTTACGAAAACCAGAGAATTTCTTTCTGCTCATGGGCTTAACACCGATAATCCATTAATGGCAGCAGATATAAAAAAGATTAATGTATCATTACAATATAATGATACCGTCTATGAAAAGAGAGGAATGCAAGTTATAAAAAGTGATAGCATTGCAAATGAAAATAAAGCAGTTGATTATACCGATAAAGAGAAAATTGATCAAATCCTGAAAACAGCATTGCCTGCGGAGTATTGCAATGATTTCAGTACAGTTCTAAAGCCTAATTATGATATAGCAGTCAGCGTCATATATGATACTGACAATTACGGCAATGAAAGGTCGGATTTGTATTATTTTTCAAAGGGAAATATTCCGGATTTTGTTCTAAAAGACTTAAATTACGAATCGAAATAG
- a CDS encoding phosphoglucomutase/phosphomannomutase family protein has product MIKFGTGGWRAVIGEDFTKANIQILAKAMVAKMKAEAVSEDGIVIGYDRRFLSKEAMRWAAEVFAGEGIKAFLINRSSPTPLIMYYCMVHDFHYGMMITASHNPAIYNGIKVFTYGGRDADELQTADIEKYIDGIADEKICPMDYEAAIKADLIMEINPLNEYLDNIINTVDMQAIRNRGLKVVLDPMYGVSETSLKTILLTARCDVSTIHERHDTLFGGKLPSPSAQTLRSLQNNVLDRYADIGIATDGDADRIGIIDDTGKFLHPNDILVLLYYYLLKYKGWRGPAVRNLATTHMLDRVAESFGEKCYEVPVGFKYISAKMNEMDAIIGGESSGGLTVKGHINGKDGIYAAALLVEMICITGKKLSEIAKEIEDEYGTIYLEEKDYKFSQEKKEDIYHTLMIERQLPHLPFDVEKVSYLDGCKVYFTNGGWIIIRFSGTEPLLRIFCEMPKSGQAKLVCEVVEDFLQLQ; this is encoded by the coding sequence ATGATAAAGTTTGGTACAGGTGGATGGAGAGCCGTAATCGGAGAGGATTTCACCAAAGCAAACATACAGATACTTGCAAAGGCTATGGTTGCAAAAATGAAGGCAGAGGCTGTAAGTGAAGATGGTATTGTAATCGGCTATGACAGAAGATTTCTTTCCAAAGAAGCCATGCGTTGGGCAGCGGAAGTTTTTGCGGGAGAAGGTATAAAAGCATTCCTTATTAACCGGTCATCACCAACACCTTTAATTATGTATTACTGTATGGTACATGACTTTCATTATGGTATGATGATTACTGCCAGCCATAATCCTGCTATTTATAACGGCATCAAAGTATTCACCTATGGCGGACGCGATGCCGATGAGTTGCAAACAGCTGATATTGAAAAATATATAGATGGAATTGCAGATGAAAAGATTTGTCCCATGGATTATGAAGCTGCTATCAAAGCCGATTTAATCATGGAAATCAATCCTTTAAATGAATATTTGGATAATATTATTAATACCGTGGATATGCAGGCAATACGAAACAGGGGGTTGAAGGTTGTGCTGGACCCTATGTACGGTGTAAGTGAAACCTCATTAAAGACGATTCTCTTAACTGCAAGATGTGATGTCAGTACAATTCATGAGAGGCATGATACACTTTTCGGAGGAAAACTTCCATCTCCGTCTGCACAGACTTTAAGAAGTCTTCAAAATAACGTTCTGGATAGATATGCGGATATTGGAATTGCAACTGACGGAGATGCCGACCGAATCGGAATCATAGACGATACAGGTAAATTCCTTCATCCAAATGATATCTTAGTACTGCTTTACTATTATTTGTTAAAGTATAAAGGCTGGAGAGGGCCTGCGGTCAGAAATCTTGCAACAACTCATATGCTTGATCGTGTAGCAGAAAGTTTTGGTGAAAAATGTTATGAGGTACCTGTCGGATTTAAATACATCTCTGCTAAGATGAATGAAATGGATGCAATTATAGGAGGAGAATCTTCCGGAGGACTTACTGTAAAGGGACATATTAATGGTAAGGATGGTATCTATGCTGCGGCTCTTTTGGTAGAAATGATTTGCATTACCGGTAAGAAGTTATCTGAAATTGCGAAAGAAATAGAAGATGAATACGGTACTATTTATCTGGAAGAGAAAGATTATAAGTTCAGTCAGGAGAAGAAGGAGGACATCTATCATACACTTATGATAGAGCGTCAATTACCTCACCTGCCTTTTGATGTGGAGAAGGTTTCCTATCTTGATGGCTGTAAGGTTTACTTTACCAACGGGGGATGGATAATAATCAGATTCTCCGGGACAGAACCGCTGCTTCGTATATTCTGTGAGATGCCAAAGTCAGGCCAGGCAAAACTGGTGTGCGAAGTGGTAGAAGATTTCCTTCAATTACAATAA
- a CDS encoding GH36-type glycosyl hydrolase domain-containing protein — MRYGYFDNENKEYVIEKLDLPTSWTNYLGVKDLCAVVNHTAGGYMFYKTPEYHRITRFRANSVPMDRPGHYVYLRDDKTGDYFSISWQPVGKPLTEASYTCRHGLSYTKYGCEYQGIKAEQKLFIPLEDSVEIWDVTIENTTGEVKELSAFSYLEFSYHHIDMDNRNYQMSNYAAGSSYEDGIIEHDLFYEEFGYQYFTSNFEPDGFDCLRDKFIGLYRTETNPIAVERGYCEGSFEKGGNHCGTLHKKLVLKPGEKTRLIFLLGEGNREAGRAMREKYSDFAVVDKEFEALGSYWEEKREKLQIKTPNEGMNTLINIWTLYQAEINVMFSRFASFIEVGGRTGLGYRDTAQDAMTVPHSNPAKCRQRLVELLRGLVSSGYGLHLFQPEWFDPDNSAKPFKSPTVVPTPNKNDMIHGLKDACSDDALWLVSSIVEFVKETGEYDFLNEVITYADGGEGSVYEHMKKILDFSHEQIGASGICKGLRADWNDCLNLGGGESAMVSFLHYWALGNFLEAAAFFKRSEDIEKYTDMRAQVKKACDDVLWDKEWYIRGITKNGKKIGTSEDKEGKIHLESNAWAVLSGAADDEKGKRAMDSIEKYLYTPYGIMLNGPSYTIPDEDIGFVTRVYPGLKENGAIFSHPNPWAWAAECKLGRGDRAMKFYDALSPYNQNDMIETREAEPYSYCQFIVGRDHTAFGRARHPFMTGTGGWAYFSATRYMLGIRPDFDSLIVDPCIPADWKEFEVQREWRGAKYNIIVKNPNGVMKGVKEILLNGERVDRIPVQNRGSETQITVIMG, encoded by the coding sequence ATGAGGTATGGCTATTTTGATAATGAAAACAAAGAATATGTTATAGAAAAGCTTGACCTGCCCACATCGTGGACAAATTACTTAGGGGTAAAGGATTTGTGTGCGGTTGTAAATCATACAGCAGGGGGGTACATGTTCTACAAGACACCGGAGTACCATAGAATAACTCGTTTCCGAGCTAATAGTGTTCCTATGGACAGACCGGGTCATTATGTATATTTAAGAGATGATAAAACAGGTGATTATTTTAGTATATCCTGGCAGCCGGTAGGAAAACCTTTAACAGAAGCGTCCTATACTTGCCGCCATGGTTTATCTTATACCAAGTATGGGTGTGAGTATCAGGGAATAAAAGCAGAGCAGAAGCTGTTCATTCCTTTAGAGGACAGCGTAGAAATTTGGGATGTAACAATTGAGAATACAACAGGTGAAGTGAAGGAGCTCAGTGCTTTTTCCTATCTTGAATTCTCCTATCATCATATTGATATGGATAACCGCAACTATCAGATGAGCAATTATGCAGCGGGTTCTTCCTATGAGGATGGTATTATTGAGCATGATTTGTTCTATGAGGAATTTGGTTATCAGTATTTTACCTCTAATTTTGAACCCGATGGATTTGATTGCTTAAGAGATAAATTTATTGGCTTGTATCGTACGGAGACCAATCCAATTGCAGTTGAGAGAGGATATTGTGAAGGAAGCTTTGAAAAAGGCGGCAATCATTGCGGAACACTTCACAAGAAATTAGTATTAAAGCCCGGCGAGAAAACCAGGCTAATCTTCCTTCTAGGGGAAGGCAATAGAGAAGCTGGGCGTGCAATGAGAGAAAAATATTCTGATTTCGCTGTAGTGGATAAAGAGTTTGAAGCATTAGGAAGCTATTGGGAAGAAAAGAGAGAGAAGCTTCAGATAAAGACTCCTAATGAAGGAATGAACACTCTTATTAATATTTGGACATTGTATCAGGCAGAAATTAATGTCATGTTCTCACGTTTTGCTTCCTTTATCGAAGTAGGTGGTAGAACTGGACTAGGTTACAGGGATACCGCACAGGATGCAATGACAGTACCTCACTCTAACCCGGCAAAGTGCCGCCAACGATTGGTGGAACTGCTGCGAGGTCTGGTATCCAGCGGGTATGGGCTGCACTTATTTCAGCCGGAATGGTTTGATCCGGATAATTCAGCAAAACCCTTTAAATCACCGACAGTAGTTCCGACTCCCAACAAGAATGACATGATTCATGGACTGAAGGATGCCTGCTCGGATGATGCATTATGGCTTGTAAGTTCCATTGTTGAGTTTGTTAAGGAAACAGGTGAATATGATTTCTTAAACGAAGTAATTACATATGCAGATGGCGGAGAGGGCAGTGTCTATGAACACATGAAAAAGATTCTTGATTTCTCCCATGAGCAGATTGGAGCATCCGGTATATGCAAAGGTCTTAGAGCTGATTGGAATGACTGCTTAAATCTTGGCGGCGGTGAAAGTGCTATGGTATCTTTCCTGCATTACTGGGCTTTGGGTAATTTCCTGGAAGCGGCAGCATTCTTTAAGAGGTCAGAGGATATTGAGAAATATACAGATATGAGGGCACAGGTAAAGAAAGCCTGTGATGATGTGCTTTGGGATAAGGAATGGTATATCAGAGGTATTACAAAGAACGGTAAAAAGATTGGTACCAGCGAAGATAAAGAGGGTAAGATCCATCTGGAATCCAACGCTTGGGCAGTGCTTTCCGGTGCGGCTGATGATGAAAAGGGAAAGAGAGCTATGGATTCAATTGAGAAATACCTTTATACGCCTTACGGAATTATGTTAAACGGACCTTCCTATACAATTCCCGATGAAGACATTGGCTTTGTTACCAGAGTATACCCGGGATTAAAGGAAAATGGGGCTATCTTCAGTCATCCCAATCCATGGGCCTGGGCTGCTGAGTGTAAGCTTGGCAGAGGAGACCGTGCAATGAAGTTTTATGACGCCTTATCACCTTATAACCAGAATGATATGATAGAAACGAGAGAGGCTGAACCTTATTCCTATTGTCAATTTATTGTAGGCAGAGACCATACTGCATTTGGCAGAGCAAGGCATCCTTTTATGACAGGAACCGGCGGCTGGGCATATTTTTCTGCCACAAGATATATGCTTGGAATCAGACCGGACTTTGATTCACTGATTGTTGACCCTTGTATTCCGGCAGATTGGAAGGAATTTGAGGTGCAAAGAGAGTGGAGAGGTGCAAAATACAATATTATCGTGAAGAATCCTAATGGTGTAATGAAAGGTGTAAAAGAAATTCTGTTAAATGGTGAAAGGGTTGATAGAATACCGGTGCAGAATAGGGGAAGCGAGACTCAGATTACAGTAATTATGGGTTAG
- a CDS encoding VIT1/CCC1 transporter family protein — MKSFDFMKTVKKFQADEILEYYVYIKIARFVKQKKDREVLHKIASEERKHYEIWKQYTKCDVKPNMFTVYWYVFLARILGYTFIIKKMENSLIEFKSIFGGKIEKELNEKIPDINILLQDEVEHESELIDMIDEEKLKYAGSMVLGLNDALVEFSGSLAGWTFAMQSNRLISLAGLITGIAATLSMASSEYLSVKHEDGKNAMKSSLYTGAAYLVTVVILIMPYLLLPDKDYVTALLIMLAAVILIIAAFNYYIAVARSISFKQKFLEMSFISLSVAAASFLIGLLVKKFLGVDV, encoded by the coding sequence ATGAAAAGCTTTGATTTTATGAAAACAGTAAAGAAGTTTCAAGCGGATGAAATACTTGAATACTATGTTTATATAAAGATTGCAAGATTTGTGAAGCAAAAAAAAGACCGGGAAGTATTGCATAAAATCGCAAGTGAAGAGAGGAAACACTATGAGATATGGAAGCAATATACAAAGTGTGATGTGAAACCTAATATGTTTACTGTTTATTGGTATGTATTTTTAGCTAGGATATTAGGTTACACCTTTATTATCAAGAAAATGGAGAATTCACTGATAGAATTCAAGAGTATATTCGGCGGTAAGATTGAGAAAGAGCTTAACGAAAAAATTCCTGATATTAACATTTTACTTCAAGATGAAGTTGAGCATGAGAGTGAACTAATCGACATGATTGATGAGGAAAAGCTTAAATATGCAGGCTCTATGGTACTAGGTCTTAATGATGCCTTAGTGGAATTTTCAGGAAGTTTAGCTGGCTGGACCTTTGCCATGCAAAGCAACCGCTTGATATCTTTAGCAGGGTTGATAACGGGTATAGCAGCTACACTTTCTATGGCCTCGTCAGAATACCTGTCTGTAAAGCATGAGGATGGTAAGAATGCTATGAAATCCTCCCTTTACACCGGTGCAGCTTATCTAGTCACGGTAGTAATACTAATCATGCCCTATTTGCTGTTACCTGATAAGGATTATGTAACAGCTCTACTTATTATGTTAGCAGCGGTTATTCTGATCATTGCAGCTTTTAATTATTATATTGCGGTTGCCAGATCCATTTCTTTTAAACAAAAATTCTTGGAAATGAGCTTTATTAGTCTTTCAGTAGCAGCAGCTTCTTTCCTCATTGGACTCCTGGTCAAGAAATTTCTGGGCGTCGATGTATAA
- a CDS encoding SDR family NAD(P)-dependent oxidoreductase has protein sequence MRRTALITGASKGIGRELAIIFARQGYDLVLVARSKALLEELGKKLCKKYKIEVTTIEKDLTCKEAPEEIFQELEGRRIDILVNNAGFGDYKEFAHSEWEKQYLMIQLNVTALMHMTKLFLPNMIKQGYGKVLNLASTAAFLPGPNMSVYYASKAAVLSFSQAISKELKGCNVTVTALCPGPTSTNFERTAGLINSRLFHSLKVTDAKKVALYGYKALMKGKPVAVEGLFNKMLVISTKLAPRGVVLAMIDQIQSKLREGQPADGQPAEGQPAKE, from the coding sequence ATGAGGAGAACAGCTTTAATCACAGGAGCGTCTAAAGGAATCGGACGAGAGTTGGCAATTATTTTTGCAAGGCAGGGATATGACCTTGTATTGGTAGCAAGAAGTAAAGCATTACTAGAAGAGTTGGGGAAAAAACTTTGTAAGAAATACAAAATAGAAGTAACAACGATAGAAAAGGACTTAACCTGTAAAGAGGCACCGGAAGAGATATTTCAGGAACTAGAGGGAAGGCGGATAGACATATTAGTAAATAATGCTGGGTTTGGTGATTATAAGGAGTTTGCACACTCTGAATGGGAAAAACAGTATCTTATGATTCAACTAAATGTTACTGCACTTATGCATATGACGAAACTCTTTTTACCGAATATGATAAAGCAAGGATATGGCAAAGTATTAAACCTCGCTTCTACAGCTGCCTTTTTACCAGGACCTAATATGTCGGTATACTATGCTTCAAAAGCAGCTGTACTGTCTTTTTCACAGGCTATATCAAAAGAATTAAAAGGATGTAATGTAACAGTAACAGCTCTTTGCCCCGGTCCCACAAGTACTAACTTTGAACGTACAGCAGGGCTTATTAACTCAAGACTGTTTCATTCCTTAAAGGTGACAGATGCAAAGAAGGTTGCACTATATGGGTATAAGGCTCTAATGAAAGGAAAACCTGTTGCGGTAGAGGGACTATTCAATAAAATGCTGGTAATCAGCACGAAATTAGCCCCTAGAGGAGTGGTGCTTGCTATGATAGATCAGATTCAATCAAAATTAAGAGAAGGACAGCCTGCTGATGGACAGCCTGCTGAAGGACAGCCCGCAAAAGAGTAG
- a CDS encoding YmaF family protein: MSYENSCYNHEQRHNHEIQGSVEIAEPQEEPHNHRFATVSGEAIPYGQGNHYHDVAFHTDFYEDHFHEFCGRTSGAIPVGGNRHVHFLESVTSVNDGHRHEFRVATLIEDPIGERCSK, translated from the coding sequence ATGAGTTATGAAAATTCATGCTATAACCATGAGCAGAGACACAACCACGAAATACAAGGTTCCGTTGAAATAGCAGAGCCTCAGGAAGAGCCTCATAACCATAGATTTGCTACAGTATCCGGCGAAGCTATACCCTATGGTCAAGGGAACCATTATCATGATGTTGCTTTTCATACAGACTTTTACGAAGATCATTTTCATGAATTCTGCGGCAGAACTTCAGGTGCAATACCCGTTGGCGGAAACAGACATGTTCATTTCTTAGAATCCGTAACATCTGTAAATGACGGACACAGACATGAATTTAGAGTTGCCACTCTTATAGAAGACCCTATAGGCGAGAGATGTAGTAAGTAA
- a CDS encoding GerMN domain-containing protein has product MKKIVLVLLLGLAMLTLISCTDKDDKNNSKPGGEISETVTPSVTTAETVTPTETATPTVSSDNENTEHVLDYFPYRENKQYLYEGKGNEYASFWSYADYQDKDSGRIQLRLDNGGTQTVQVLEGNNNGISIIVSKEECYYRDNLLKYNSVEEPEVLLKEPIKKGTEWTLSDGRKRYISDTEKEISIPIGKYKTIEVTTDEKEGKTKEYYAKELGLVKREYTTNGMTVTSTLKEIKDTPLIQNLTLYYPNEDEKMLKEAKTIKFNTNDITRLKVQELLREKHEGKQGLISVGTSLNSLYEGSDGIVYADFSKDLISDMNAGAGFEQMLLQGITDTLGGYYGAKEVYLTVNQKPYESGHIILKKGETLKVSK; this is encoded by the coding sequence ATGAAAAAGATTGTATTGGTTTTACTGCTTGGACTTGCAATGTTGACTCTAATATCTTGTACTGATAAGGATGACAAAAATAATTCAAAACCGGGAGGAGAAATCTCTGAAACGGTGACACCATCCGTAACTACTGCAGAAACTGTAACTCCTACAGAAACTGCAACTCCGACTGTAAGTTCAGATAACGAAAATACGGAGCATGTCCTGGATTACTTCCCGTACAGGGAGAACAAGCAGTATCTTTATGAAGGAAAAGGAAATGAGTATGCAAGTTTTTGGAGTTATGCAGATTATCAGGACAAGGACAGCGGTAGAATCCAGCTCAGATTAGACAACGGCGGAACACAGACTGTTCAGGTATTGGAAGGAAATAACAACGGAATTTCTATTATTGTAAGCAAGGAAGAATGTTATTATAGGGATAACCTGTTGAAATATAACAGTGTTGAAGAACCTGAAGTTTTATTAAAAGAACCTATCAAAAAAGGTACTGAGTGGACTCTGTCAGACGGAAGAAAGCGATATATATCAGACACGGAAAAGGAAATCTCCATTCCCATTGGAAAATATAAAACAATTGAAGTTACCACTGACGAAAAAGAAGGTAAAACCAAGGAGTATTATGCTAAGGAACTTGGACTTGTTAAGAGGGAGTATACAACAAATGGAATGACAGTTACTTCAACTTTGAAGGAAATAAAAGATACTCCTCTGATTCAAAATCTTACATTATATTATCCAAACGAAGATGAAAAAATGTTAAAAGAGGCCAAAACTATAAAATTTAATACGAATGATATAACTCGCCTTAAAGTGCAGGAATTGCTAAGAGAAAAACATGAGGGAAAGCAGGGATTAATCAGTGTAGGGACCAGTCTCAATTCCTTATACGAAGGTTCAGATGGTATTGTTTATGCTGACTTCTCAAAAGATCTTATCAGTGATATGAATGCAGGTGCAGGGTTTGAACAAATGCTTCTGCAAGGAATCACAGATACGTTAGGCGGTTATTATGGAGCGAAGGAAGTGTATCTTACTGTTAATCAGAAACCTTATGAATCAGGACATATTATTCTAAAAAAGGGTGAAACACTTAAAGTAAGCAAGTAA
- a CDS encoding GntR family transcriptional regulator yields MIVIDYKDRRPIYEQVEERFEELILKGGLMPQEQLPSVRNLAIELSINPNTIQRAYMELERKGFIYTVKGRGSFIADTEHLLDIKKMDLLESVASLLKEAKEIGVEKQQVLMKVEEAYKV; encoded by the coding sequence ATGATAGTTATTGATTACAAGGACCGAAGACCTATCTATGAACAAGTGGAAGAACGGTTTGAAGAGCTGATACTAAAGGGCGGGTTAATGCCGCAGGAACAGCTTCCTTCCGTGAGAAATCTAGCAATAGAATTATCGATAAATCCAAATACTATCCAAAGAGCTTATATGGAACTTGAAAGAAAAGGTTTTATCTATACAGTGAAAGGAAGAGGCAGTTTTATAGCGGATACCGAACATTTACTGGATATAAAGAAAATGGATCTTTTGGAATCGGTTGCCTCACTCTTAAAAGAAGCAAAAGAAATTGGGGTGGAGAAGCAACAGGTTCTAATGAAAGTAGAAGAAGCTTATAAAGTGTGA
- a CDS encoding ABC transporter ATP-binding protein — translation MIEVQNLTKYFDSIKAVDDITAVIKEGEVFGLVGTNGAGKSTFLRMVSGVIKPDEGFIKIDGYPVYENTEVKKLIFYISDESYFFSNSTPIDLKNYYKVIYNGFDAIRFDEMMRQFGLDSKRKINTYSKGMKKQLTVILGICANTKYLLCDETFDGLDPVMRQAVKSLFAKEIAERGLTPIIASHNLRELEDICDHVGLLHRGGILLSKDLFDMKLSIHKIQCVFKEEANLNEIFGEKEILKVEKRGSLFTITLRGNREEIIAKIDRLNPVFSEVLPLSLEEIFISETEVAGYDIKKLIF, via the coding sequence ATGATAGAAGTACAGAACTTGACAAAGTATTTTGATAGCATTAAGGCGGTTGATGATATTACTGCTGTTATCAAAGAAGGAGAAGTTTTTGGCCTTGTTGGAACCAATGGGGCAGGTAAAAGTACTTTCTTACGTATGGTTTCAGGTGTTATTAAGCCGGACGAAGGTTTCATAAAAATTGATGGCTATCCGGTTTATGAGAATACAGAAGTAAAAAAACTAATATTTTATATTTCAGATGAGAGTTATTTTTTCAGTAATAGTACTCCAATCGATTTAAAAAATTACTACAAAGTTATTTATAATGGTTTTGATGCGATCCGATTTGATGAAATGATGAGGCAATTTGGGCTTGACAGCAAAAGAAAAATAAATACTTACTCAAAGGGCATGAAAAAACAGCTTACAGTAATCTTAGGAATCTGTGCAAATACAAAGTATCTTCTATGCGATGAAACTTTTGACGGACTTGACCCGGTAATGCGTCAGGCCGTAAAAAGCTTATTTGCGAAAGAAATTGCAGAAAGAGGGTTAACACCGATTATCGCATCTCATAATCTTAGGGAACTTGAGGATATCTGTGACCATGTAGGATTATTGCATAGAGGTGGAATTCTGCTTTCAAAAGACCTATTTGATATGAAACTAAGTATTCACAAGATTCAATGTGTATTCAAGGAAGAAGCTAATCTAAATGAGATATTTGGTGAAAAGGAGATTCTTAAGGTTGAAAAAAGAGGTTCTCTCTTTACAATAACCTTAAGAGGCAACAGGGAAGAAATAATAGCTAAAATAGACCGACTTAATCCTGTATTCTCAGAAGTTCTACCTTTATCCTTAGAGGAGATTTTTATCAGCGAAACGGAGGTGGCAGGTTATGATATCAAGAAACTTATTTTTTAA